The Pseudomonas eucalypticola genome has a window encoding:
- a CDS encoding CPXCG motif-containing cysteine-rich protein — protein MLFQESEDIECPYCGETIPVLLDLSGGDQEYIEDCSVCCKPIRFILQVHDDEWMLDVKGEND, from the coding sequence ATGCTGTTTCAGGAAAGTGAAGACATCGAATGCCCATACTGTGGTGAAACGATTCCGGTATTGCTGGACCTGTCCGGCGGCGATCAGGAGTACATTGAAGATTGTTCCGTATGCTGCAAGCCGATCCGTTTCATCTTGCAGGTGCACGACGATGAATGGATGTTGGATGTGAAAGGCGAGAACGATTGA
- a CDS encoding 1-acyl-sn-glycerol-3-phosphate acyltransferase has translation MMGEFDAIRPYDDAEVPAVLARLLSDPAFLDILTHFRFPRMAGAFGWLLKPLIAHRLRKEFAGIQSVATLQDKVEVYVDHTIDRATDGVTYTGVEQFKSGSAYLFLANHRDIVMDPAFVNYAVYHAGLPTPRIAIGDNLLQKPFVSDLMRLNKSFIVHRSLSGRREKLAAYQLLSAYINHSIRNDCQSIWIAQAEGRAKDGDDRTDSAILKMFHMSRKDEAFGEVIQSLNLTPVSISYEYDPCDLAKARELYTRATTGSYTKAPGEDDISIAQGITGYKGRVHINFAPPVSQAFEDTKQLAAEIDRQILAGYRLFPVHYLAYAQWADADASLAVPAASEVFGAEELEKARAEWTRRLEACPPEQRPYLVLQYATPVRNQYRVKAGLPL, from the coding sequence ATGATGGGCGAATTCGATGCCATCCGACCGTACGACGACGCCGAGGTCCCTGCCGTTCTGGCACGCCTGCTCAGCGACCCGGCGTTCCTCGATATCCTCACCCACTTCCGCTTTCCGCGCATGGCCGGTGCATTCGGCTGGCTGCTCAAACCTCTTATAGCTCATCGGCTGCGCAAAGAGTTCGCCGGCATCCAGAGCGTGGCCACCCTGCAGGACAAGGTGGAGGTCTACGTCGACCACACCATCGACCGTGCCACCGACGGTGTGACCTACACCGGCGTCGAGCAGTTCAAGTCCGGCAGTGCCTACCTGTTCCTGGCCAACCACCGCGACATCGTGATGGACCCGGCCTTCGTCAACTACGCCGTGTACCACGCCGGGTTGCCCACGCCGCGCATCGCCATCGGCGACAACCTGCTGCAGAAGCCCTTCGTCAGCGACCTGATGCGCTTGAACAAGAGCTTCATCGTGCACCGCTCGCTCAGCGGCCGGCGCGAGAAACTGGCCGCCTACCAGTTGCTGTCGGCCTACATCAACCACTCGATCCGCAACGACTGCCAGTCGATCTGGATCGCCCAGGCCGAAGGCCGCGCCAAGGACGGTGACGACCGCACCGACTCGGCCATCCTCAAGATGTTCCACATGAGCCGCAAGGACGAGGCGTTCGGCGAGGTGATCCAGTCACTGAACCTGACCCCGGTGTCGATCAGCTACGAGTACGACCCGTGCGACCTGGCCAAGGCCCGCGAGCTGTACACCCGCGCCACCACGGGCAGCTACACCAAGGCCCCCGGCGAAGACGACATCAGCATCGCCCAGGGCATCACCGGCTATAAGGGCCGGGTGCACATCAACTTCGCCCCGCCGGTAAGCCAGGCGTTCGAGGACACCAAGCAACTGGCGGCCGAGATCGACCGGCAGATCCTGGCCGGTTATCGCCTGTTCCCGGTGCACTACCTGGCCTACGCCCAGTGGGCTGACGCCGACGCGAGCCTGGCGGTGCCTGCGGCCAGCGAAGTGTTCGGCGCCGAGGAGCTGGAAAAGGCCCGCGCCGAATGGACACGCCGCCTGGAAGCCTGCCCACCGGAGCAGCGGCCCTACCTGGTGCTGCAGTACGCCACGCCTGTGCGCAATCAGTACCGCGTAAAGGCCGGCCTCCCACTCTGA
- a CDS encoding putative signal transducing protein encodes MQRIYDPESLLEAEMLIGMLDSEGVAAHLVGRDLVGGIGDLPAIGLLGLTVANDQADYARQLIAAYNAALPLPGEEPESFQGVLVC; translated from the coding sequence ATGCAAAGAATCTACGACCCGGAGAGCCTGCTAGAAGCGGAAATGCTGATCGGCATGCTCGATAGCGAAGGGGTGGCGGCCCATCTTGTGGGGCGCGACCTGGTGGGCGGCATCGGTGACCTGCCGGCCATCGGGCTGCTGGGCCTGACCGTGGCCAATGACCAGGCCGATTACGCACGCCAGCTCATCGCCGCGTACAATGCCGCCTTGCCGCTGCCGGGCGAAGAACCGGAGAGTTTCCAGGGCGTGCTGGTGTGTTGA